GTTTGCTaccaaatattttccaaaatttaGGCTTAGTAGTATTGGATCTGGAAACATTTGGAAATGGACTTAAATTTGGATGATGCTCACTACTGGAATTACTATAAGTAGTAGCCGTACCATTATAACTAGATACGGTACTGTTACTATTAATAACATAGGAATCATCGTCCAATTTTCTTGATGATGGAGTAGAAATGCTTTTGCTTCTCTCTTGCCTTAAACTATTGATTTCTGAAACTAAGCTGTTACGTTCATttcttaataaatcaatttctCTCTTTAATTGGAACTTCATTTCTTGTAATTCTCTGACTTCACTTTTTAATGATACTGAAGAGATAGAGTCATGGGAAGACATTTCCTTTAttatagaattattattttcaacactggtaatatttctaatttgtTCAGTATCAGTTACTAAATTAAAGTCAGATGCAGAAGTATTATTGGTTGCAGTTCTATCTATTATTAGATCCTGAGCACTCTGAAATTTAGATAGCTCATCAGcatcaatttcatcttcctcatttaatgattcaCTAATTATTGGCTTTGtgttattaaaagaatttgagAATTTAGCGAAGGTAGGATCTGCTTCTAATGGAGGAGTTCTGAACATAGACACATTAAGGGATGTTGCAGACATTGTACCTGGTTTAGCAAATTCTGAGTTTGAATCATTGATGCTACCATCGAAGTTTTGGTttgatattatatttgCACTGCTTTGAGATTTCTGATGAGTTAAACTATATTCATTATCTGAAtcactattttttttcttaatagtattcatattagaattaattacTGAATCACTTTTACCCTTTGAGACGATCCTTCTTGGAATTGAACCATTGTTGgctttaatattttctaaattatcattagaaCTAGCTACTCCCCAACCTGTATAAGTATCGTTGTCTGGTCTAGGGGAAGTTGGAGCAGTTGGGGTTGTACTGGAGGGATTTGATTTTGTCTTTTGAACTGATAAATTTTTGACCTTTGTTGATTCCgttgaattattatgattattactATTGCTAGAATTACTTCTGGAATGCAAAGATTTCCTTCTAAGTATATGACCATGGCtattacttttattatcattactaTCTTTGGAGTCATTTAGTCTTTTAGAGTCTCTTAATTTATCAGAATTACTTGtagcattattattagatgattCAGAACCACTTGATCGATTtagtaaataattcttagcttttgaagaaaatgatcTTGATAATCTCATTTCACTTGATTTATGATCATGAGAGGCTGATGATGAACCATGCTTTGATGATTTCGAATGAtcttttgaagaatttgagttattattagtgAATGTAGAAGTTGTGGACACTCTTGGGGATTTAAGTTTCAGTTTTGGAGAAGTTTCATTTGAGAAAGTTGATTTAATTTGAGTCTTTGGGGTAGTGTTTGTAGAATTAGAAGCAAATACAGGAGGTGTTTGGTTAAAAGATAAGGCAGCAATCGATTTATTGTTGCTAGATGCTGAACCAACCAAAGCAGTCTTTATACTAGATTCATTATTCTTCACCTTTTGAGGAGTCTTTGGGGGTatggtattattatcatgACTATGAGTATGGTGATTGAGATAATGTTTTTGATTATGTGTGTGTGATTGATAGTGTTCGTTTGTAAGTGGTGCTGTGGGGAACAAGGCCGGTGCTGAATGTTCATTAGCAAATATTGGTTCTGTTCTATTAAATCCCATTGGACTATTAACTGGAGCaccatttgaatttgtatGAGATAAAACTGGCGGTTGTTGAAATGTATTTGAAATAGATGGAGGAGAGTTAGCGATAGTCATAATAGGTGATTCTGAATTTTTCAGGGGTGtcttatttaataatgactTGGAATTTGTATGacttaaattattattatttttttccattgaATAGTTTACACTAAGTCCAGTGTTATTTGTGTTGATATTGCTGATAGAGGTCCCAATTGTTGCAGAATTGTTTGCGCTTGTGAAATTAGTCAGATCTACATCACTTTCATCACTTTTGAACTCATCATCTTGTAAAGTTgtattcaaaatatcatcTATAGAATTTTTACTTGCTGTTGATCTAagatcattattatttctggAAGCAATTGATTCAGACGACTTGGAAATATTTCTCTGATCTACACTTAAATggttattatcatcatgCTGGTGTAATGCTTCAATTATATCTGTTCGAGTTCTTggcatttttttcttggtatcattatcattattattattcgtAGTACTGATATTGTCATTAACGCTCTCATTATCAATACTTACATCTTCAGTTGAATCTGATTTAAAGGGatcattagaattaatatattgagCCACTATTGAAGCAGTAGTTgaatttgtttttgatCTTGTTATGGGATGTTCTTGGGTATTATGTGCTTGATTAATCAAAGTTTTTGATCCACGGGAATCAGTAGTGGCagtttcaatattattatttggatcaATTGAAGATTCTTTAGAAGCAGAAGATTCTTTAGAGGTCGAAGACGTCAAGTTatgtaaagaaaaaatcatttgTTTACGAGCTATTAagttattagaattagaattggaATTGGAATTGGAATGGGATAATTGAATGTCTCCgattgaagaatttgaatcttCTTGATCGTCCTTTAAAGAATCCCTTGTGATGTTTGAACTTGTTGTAGAATATCGTTCAATGCTTTTATTACGAAGATTGAATTGAGAGGTTGGATCATTAAAGAATGGATTTGTATTGGTACGTCTAATATTTCTACCACTACTAACactagtattattattagtgcTTATACTATTACTACGATTGATGGAAATTCCATAGAGATCATTAATTTTGGAATTCTCCGGATTGttgttaattttattgtttatagtattattagaaagGGAAGAAATACTTGTGGAAGCGTTTATTGGACAAGGTACAGGCGTAGTGGAACTAATCGGGTTATTTTTAGAAGTATTAATTCCAGAAGAGTAAAAAGCATTTCCAATTTGAGCTTCTGAATAATAAGGAGAAGGAGACAATGATGAAATCGACGAGATTGATGTAGTTAATCCCAAGGGAGAACCACTCTTACTATTTGATTCATTGGTAGTTGAAAGAGCTTTTACTGATGGGATAATGGAATATTTGGTTCCATCATTAGCAGTAGTAGTAGTCTTGgtagtattatttgttgtaGTATCTACCGAGGTTGTGGCAGAAACTGTAGGTAATTCAATATCGGATGAAAGATTACTTACATTTGGAGTTATTATCATTTCGGTCTTGGGCAAATTTACGTTTTGGGAGTTAGGATTATGATTTAGCTCCTCAATCTTGCTAATTTTGgacaatttttcaattttgatATCAGGGTTACTAGAAATGGAACTTCGGCGATATGGTGAAAGAGGTCTTCGTTGTGAACGCTGAGGCACGTGCGTTGGGGTTGTGGAAGAAGAACACAAGGGTTGGAAGCTAGGGTTGAGAGTCTGTGggttgttattattgttattactattattatgatctgacataattatttcttggGGGATTATTGAATGGTTATCATCTGTATTAAATGGTTTAGAAGAAGCTAGTTCACGTTTCTTTTGGTCGTattgttttcttttgagtactaatttttcatgacattttaaacaaaagaGTCCATGTTTAGTCTTTGcatattttaaatcagTGATGGGACCTTTACATTTATAGCAAGTGAAGCATTCACGACAATATGCCTCGTTGGAGGAAGATAAAATGATGGCCGTACcatctatttttttggaaCAACTTTTACACGAATCTGAACATTCGAAACATAATAATGCTCCAGAATCTAAAACCAAGAAATTCGAATCACAATTCAATTGTTTGGTACAACGGTAGCAAGCAAAACATCCTGTATGCCAACGGCTAGTGCCTAATTCAAAAGCATGCCCTGTCAAAATATCAGTAGAACATCTAATACACGTCTGTTTTGTGGGCGTAACGTTGACTGTTATATTGGTGGGTTTCTCATTCGCCACAGAATCTACTtctgtaataattttttgatcaGACATTTCTTATTGTTGATGCTATTTGTTAGCGAATGAATGGGAAAAAGGTTGCTTCGTGGATGATAAGAAGAAGAGAGAATAAACGAAAGAATTGCTATTAGCTATTAATGGTATataatctaattttttttattttgaaaaatttcgtatttttttaattcaattctcGAGTTTAGATAGCAAATAAAGGAACCTGTGTTACCTTTGATGACAGTATTTAAGTATCAATAGCCGATCTCAAGCGAAGAGATGATTTACCAGAATTCAATAGAAAACGATTGAACAGAATTCTGTAGATCAAAGCAAAATGGAATGAAATAGATTAAATTACAATACACGAAAGAGAGGTTGATGTGGTTTAACGATTATCCCTAGAGGCGACGTATTTCACTAGAGGCGACGTATTTCACTAGGTTCAACGTACAAATGATTGATGATAAAGATACTTGACAACAAAAACCAAATTTGAGGTTTTAAgcaaagaattattaatgtgttaatattttttttttttactgaTACATAGTCATTGTATTACatatctttgaaaaattcgaTTATCCCACTTTAGGCTTGATTAGGCAAATACAATTATAGAAACAATAACAAGAGATGAGAAAGCggaaatgaaattaaacaaattcGAGAGACATTTTAGCTAACgttgcttttttttatttttttttttttgcaaatGTGAATTTTGATTAGGTTAACAGTTAGAAAAAATGTGGATTTCCTGTTTCGGTATACGTGGGCCGGCCATGCCAGATCTGGAAATTCCAGTTGTtgagatttattttttgggtattttttttgaattttaatatttcgCAGTTCGAAACTTGAATGAGgtcattttaaaatttgtttGGGGCTACTAAGGTTTCGAACCGAGGATTGTGaagtttaattttttttatcatttttatttgattgaataatttgtaTAGCTTTtaacaatataatataataatgaataataaataataatatatataaaaattattttagtTATTTACAAtgtattttcaattataaaaaagtaCAAAAATCAATACTAACATCAAGTTTTTccatacatatatattaaaatgtCTAGCACAGTATCCACTGATTTTCTATCGTCTATAATTGGTCGTCCCGTTAGTGTCAAGTTACATAGTGGTATGCTCTATCAAGGTAAATTAGAATCGATTGATGGGTTTATGAACGTTGCATTGAGTAATGCTACTGAACATTATGAAAATAGTAACAATGGTTTATTACACAAGTACCCAAACGAAGTTTTCGTCAGAGGTACGCAAGTTTTGTACATTTCAGAAATATAATGATAGCACATTGTATAAATAATAGCATATAATAAAAGCACTACATAGGATAGATAATACcttatataaaaagattGCAATTCGGAGTATCgctttttttctctttgttGATTGTTATAAAcatgaatatttaattttgtaaaaaaaaaagataaactagtatagaatatatatttaaatgtaTATGGTAAAGAAGCAATTACACCGATTACTCCTCGTGTCCTCCTTCCTTTAGATGTCTTAGATGGAAGAAGTAATCCATCGAGTAACCCAATAAGAAAATAGCACCAGTTATGTGCAAAATTGGCATAGCACTGGCGTTGTCCCCATCAAAGTATCTATACTTATATTTCTTGTACAAGTTGAAACTGCTGATGTCTTTGGCAGTAGTGGCTGGTCTTGGGCCTTGAGGTAAGTTTTTGTAAAACCCAATGACATTGGAAATTCTAGTTGCTCCAGGGGTGGATGATAGATTCTTGGCGGATGCAATCTTTGGTGGGATTAAGGTAGAGAGGGATCTGCAGAAACGCATCGACATGGTTtgtgaatatttttatttttgggACTTGGGTTCAGTTATAAGTTGTCTCTATTGTAAATATAAGATCTGTTGATTTCATCTAGTCTTGTATGtctgttttttattttctagtAAAACCAATCCTTATTTCATTTCGAGATATTCCCGGTTCGGCCGTATCTGTCacaaattaattttactgtcatttaaaaaaaagcaggaaaaaaaaatgaatattatgTATATCATAAATTAATCTGtgattaaatatattaatgcTGTAAtggtttaaaattaatgttggacattattataaaaaaaatatttttttcaattatctTTGACCTTACTTATGCAAATTTCGCCAACAGGCAAATTCGCTTCTTCTTGTCATTTTGATTTCACATACTGTTGTGCTTtgaaaataacaaaaatacaCACCTATTTGAACTGTGTCTTAtgtaattataattttgtcTCCTGTTCTATTCATACGagacttttttttttagctcattcttattatttattttatattttataattgaagtaccttttttttcatatggTATGTTCAAAATTCCCTAAAGGTGGCGATTACCCGGCGTATATCTAAAATGTCGTTTTTAGTTGCAATTGTGTAATAATACGGATAAAAATgcattcattatttaatgtgTAAAAACATCATTTTAAAGGAAATACCAATTGTAACAGTACTCTTTTATCATATTAAGGGGGTTGGGCCATTACAACATCAATTAAAATCTCGATCGATTTAATAAAgctttattaattaaataatttacaaaccctttttttctactctgatttaatttaataagttttaccttaaattttttgtgTTATTCAAGATCTCGAAtctataaaaagaaatattaaattttcgtataatatattcatttagTTAAAAATAGGGTGGGTTAGAagttaatatttatttctcatagtttttgaattgaaatttttatttctcatTTTGTTGCATTTGcgtttctatttttattggctttctaatttgaatttataaaaaaaaaaattatatttttggtacttgttttgttttgtattAAACATTCAACAGttatattagaaaaaaaggaaaagatTAATCATACTAGACAATGGTAGAATTAAACACACAGGATACAAATAATACCCctacaaattttaatatcaataatatggTAATGATGGATCCAGCAATTTCAACTCATCAAACGAGTGATATTGGGGTTCCTTCAGATCTAGAATCAACAACAAATATCGACATTCAATTATCAGATAACTCTACAGAGCAAACGTCAACATCATCTATGtataatgaagaattagctAATCAACTCAGCCAAGATTCAAATATCATTCCTGAAGTTGATGATGGTAAGCATATATTATATGATAGTTTTTCGAATCATAGTTTCTTTAAAACAGCTGATAGACTTTTAGATGATCTAATGATTGATTTATCATATATGCTTTTTAATAACTCTTCAGAACACATAAatgataacaataataataatgataacaatcacaataacaataacaatacttctaatagtaataatgacactaatgaaattaaaacatatataaatgGTATCTTGAGATTACCCTCTCATCAATACTCAAAAGATCGATATTCTAAATTTACTTTTGCAATGGGTACTATTGTAgatcaaattaatttacaaaCAAGATTCGAATTTAAATCGGTAACTTGTCCTGAATTTAATGATGTTCACGTTTTATTAGGGGTTTTGATGGATAATCGTTCACAAGCGCCTCTTGGAACATTTTTACCAGTTtatcattttaaaataactGTCAAGACTAGAtcatatttagaaaaaactaaaaaacaTGTTGGCATTTCACATTTccatttaattgattttgatgaTTTACATGAGTTTGATAAAAAGGATTTGGAGATTACTAATCATgacattaataaaaaatcattgTTAGATAGTgccatttttatttcagaagatacaaataaattagtaATGTTAGAAATCTTTAAACCAGAATTTAACGAActagaagaaattgaaagttTTTCTCAAGAGAGTATTGCTGAAAGATACATAAACGCATGTTCCagatttccaaatttaGATCAACAAAAAATTCCAACACAATTGGAATGTTTAAATACtgtatttaaaatttttaaaggaCCATTAAatcataaaaatattaatgaacCACTAAAGGCTATCAATGCAGATAATCCTCTATTGAATTCACATTGGAATCCAAATTGGCTTTTAACCAAATATGGCTTTATTGAAACATTGGATAATAATCCAGACACTCAAGAAGAATTCAAAGAATATTTACCCCCTAATTTGGCTGattatattaatgatattaatacaCGTGCCCTCAGAGAATCttatattagaaaatgtttagaattaatattcatttcTAAGAGAAATATAAGTTTAATGGGTCCAAATGATTTACAATATAACTCAAAAGCTATTCGGTCGTTTAATATTCTACAAACTGTCTTTACTACGTCATTCTGGCATCAGTTTTTATATGAACATAAGCCACAATTGGATACCTATAATAAATTGGATTATGAATAccattatataaatttattaaccAGTTTTTATTATACGGAAAGGGATATCATTAGaaattataattgtttAACTGCACTTGATCCAGTGAATATTGGAATATATTACGATGCCTTAGCTTATATAGCtcaatcaaaaaattcCTATCAATTGATTTCATTTGTATCTAAGCAAGATGTCATTGGTCAAGAAGCTTTGAATCAAGCACTAACCTTgtttaatattgataacAATGATTCTTCCGCAATATCTACACTAACTGAATCTATGATATTTACCATATACAAGACTGAGCGGAAACAGGCTAATATTAGTTCAGCAAGATTAGcagaaatgaaaaatgcTTTACGTCTCTTAGCCAAATATAAACATTCTGAtagattaaaattttatgcCGATTATGAACCTTATTTTTCAGCATCTCAAGGTTATAACACTTTAGAAGTTGATGAATCtgttgatgatgatattattcaaactGCTTATACAATCAAAGTTAATGATGCACCAGGATTGAAAATTGATTGTGATAGAGCTTTATTGACAGTAGCCACTCGAAGAAAAAGTCTAGCATTGTTTAAATTCTTATTACAAGAATGTCCACAATTTACTGAATTTTATGGAGTAGATCGGTTTGATTATTTCCAAGCATTAAATACTTTACAAGTGAATGAGAATGCTACAGATGAAacaattttagaaattttcCAGCAACGTTGGTCTAATGATAAATCATTAGATTATGACTCAATGTTAAATTTACAATCAGCTTTATCGAAAATTgcatatgaaaaaaattccaaattaatttcaaattttattgatacAGGCATAGTCGATCCAACTTGTTTACCCGTTGAAAATTGGCCAGCtggtttaaataatattggtaATACGtgttatttaaattctttattacaatattatttttcaattaaaccATTAcgtgattttattttacagTACCAAATGACAATGaaacattttcaaaatgaGATTGTCttaaataaacaattggaaaaaagaagaagaattggTGGTAGGGAAGTTAACGAATTAGAAGTTGAAAGATCtgttcaatttatttatcaagTTCGAGATTTATTTAAGgaaatgattttttcaCAAATGAGATGCGTTTCTCCAAGACAAGAATTGGCATATCTTGCTTTTATGCCTAGTAATATTGAAgttgaatttgaatctgCTTCGACAGAGGATGATATGGGAGACAAATCTAATGCTCAAGATGCAGTTGTTCTTCAAGACGAAGCTAAGAACGACACTGATATTAATCTTACTGAAGTAAATTTGATTGATTTGGAACCTGCTACGAAGGTATCTACATCCAATGATCAACCTACAATGGATGCAATCGAAATTCTCACTAACagtgataataaatctaaagAATTATCCAAAACAAACCCCTTTAGAGAAGTTTCGCCAAATGAAGATATAACAATTTCCACACGAGTGGCTAAGATTAGTAGTGatcaattagaaaatgcTTTTGAAATGGGGAGACAACAAGATGTCACGGAGTGTATTGGTAATGTTCTTTTCCAATTAGAAACAGGGTTTGACCCAATCTCTCTTGACaatgaagataatgaaCAATATGATTTagttaaagaattattttatgGTAAAACTAAACAAAGTATTATTCCTTTGAACCATAATTCCAATGAGCGTATTAAAGTGGAAAGATTTCTATCATTGTTAGTCAATATTACAGATCATCCCAAAGATATTTATGATGcattaaatcaatattttgcGGATGAATTTTTAACCATGGAAGAATACGGTGATGTTAAAAAGACACTTTCTATGACAGAATATCCCAAGATtttacaaattcaaatccaACGTGTTTATTATGATCGTGAAAGATTTATGCCTTTCAAATCTATCGAACCATTACCATTTGAACAAGTTATTTATATGGATCGATATGCTGAATCTAGTGATCCAGAATTAATTTCCAAGAAAGAAGAAACTGCgcaattgaaattaaaattgaaagaataCAGAGCAAGACAAAAGGAACTCTTGAGCAAGAATGAATTGGGTCTTTCTAGAAAAGAAGCCATGATGGAAACcattaaattcttgaaatCCCCCGTAATCTTAGAAAATGGTATTGATACCACAAATAAGGATGTTTTGGTAAGAGAATTACAACAATATGTGGAtggaattaataatgaattatcgaatctttataataaaattaatcaGCTACAAAACCGAATTGATCATCAATTTGATGATTTCAAAAAACTAgcatattcattatttgccGTGTTCATCCATCGTGGTGAAGCTAGTTATGGCCATTATTGGGTCTACATCAAGGACCATTCCAAAAACGGAATATGGAGGAAATACAACGACGAATCTGTCACTGAAGTCCCAGAACAAGAAGTATTCAATTTTACAGAGGGTAATACTGCCACACCTTATTTTCTGGTGTATGTGAAACAAGATTCTCTGTCAGACATTGAACCTTTAAAAAGAATCATTCAAAACACAGAAAACTAGCGAAATATCCGTCTTCATACAATTAcgtatcatcatcatcaccatcatcatcatcattttaTAAAAACCACATGtcatatataatatatcgTAAATATAACATATCATAAACATCATAAACATcgtaaatatattttattcaagTATCTAATCTTGCCATTTTATTTGCTGGTTTTTTCTAGCAACAGTAATTCACGCAAGCGTGATCACATTCGACGACATAGCCTGCTTCGGTGAACCCAGCAATAAACTGCGGgcaaaattgaaattcgGAAATGCCAAAGTGCAACGTCAAAGGGTAATCTAATAGTAATTGTAGTAGTAACTCTAGTAGTAATTCAATAGTAAATCTATAGCAAAATCTAGTAACAAATTTTATGGCTGTTCTGGCAACAAGGAATGAGAAAAATCCATAGGCATTCAACTCGCAACCAATTTCACCTACCAACCAGAAAATTGTCAAGCAGATCTGAGATCGAAGGGTAATTAAAGAAGTTAAAGATATTTGTCGAAACTTTAGAAAAAGTTAAAACATCCAAGACAAGAAGGAAAATAGGTAAAATTATAGTTACATATTAATTGTTGCTCAATTGAGATAATTGGaaagaacaaaaaagaaaaaaaataaaacggACGCTCTTAACAGGATTCCACTGCCATTGATTGTCATAGTATTGTTGTATCACTTTGGCCAT
This genomic stretch from Henningerozyma blattae CBS 6284 chromosome 1, complete genome harbors:
- the UBP2 gene encoding ubiquitin-specific protease UBP2 (similar to Saccharomyces cerevisiae UBP2 (YOR124C); ancestral locus Anc_5.443), producing the protein MDPAISTHQTSDIGVPSDLESTTNIDIQLSDNSTEQTSTSSMYNEELANQLSQDSNIIPEVDDGKHILYDSFSNHSFFKTADRLLDDLMIDLSYMLFNNSSEHINDNNNNNDNNHNNNNNTSNSNNDTNEIKTYINGILRLPSHQYSKDRYSKFTFAMGTIVDQINLQTRFEFKSVTCPEFNDVHVLLGVLMDNRSQAPLGTFLPVYHFKITVKTRSYLEKTKKHVGISHFHLIDFDDLHEFDKKDLEITNHDINKKSLLDSAIFISEDTNKLVMLEIFKPEFNELEEIESFSQESIAERYINACSRFPNLDQQKIPTQLECLNTVFKIFKGPLNHKNINEPLKAINADNPLLNSHWNPNWLLTKYGFIETLDNNPDTQEEFKEYLPPNLADYINDINTRALRESYIRKCLELIFISKRNISLMGPNDLQYNSKAIRSFNILQTVFTTSFWHQFLYEHKPQLDTYNKLDYEYHYINLLTSFYYTERDIIRNYNCLTALDPVNIGIYYDALAYIAQSKNSYQLISFVSKQDVIGQEALNQALTLFNIDNNDSSAISTLTESMIFTIYKTERKQANISSARLAEMKNALRLLAKYKHSDRLKFYADYEPYFSASQGYNTLEVDESVDDDIIQTAYTIKVNDAPGLKIDCDRALLTVATRRKSLALFKFLLQECPQFTEFYGVDRFDYFQALNTLQVNENATDETILEIFQQRWSNDKSLDYDSMLNLQSALSKIAYEKNSKLISNFIDTGIVDPTCLPVENWPAGLNNIGNTCYLNSLLQYYFSIKPLRDFILQYQMTMKHFQNEIVLNKQLEKRRRIGGREVNELEVERSVQFIYQVRDLFKEMIFSQMRCVSPRQELAYLAFMPSNIEVEFESASTEDDMGDKSNAQDAVVLQDEAKNDTDINLTEVNLIDLEPATKVSTSNDQPTMDAIEILTNSDNKSKELSKTNPFREVSPNEDITISTRVAKISSDQLENAFEMGRQQDVTECIGNVLFQLETGFDPISLDNEDNEQYDLVKELFYGKTKQSIIPLNHNSNERIKVERFLSLLVNITDHPKDIYDALNQYFADEFLTMEEYGDVKKTLSMTEYPKILQIQIQRVYYDRERFMPFKSIEPLPFEQVIYMDRYAESSDPELISKKEETAQLKLKLKEYRARQKELLSKNELGLSRKEAMMETIKFLKSPVILENGIDTTNKDVLVRELQQYVDGINNELSNLYNKINQLQNRIDHQFDDFKKLAYSLFAVFIHRGEASYGHYWVYIKDHSKNGIWRKYNDESVTEVPEQEVFNFTEGNTATPYFLVYVKQDSLSDIEPLKRIIQNTEN
- the TBLA0A06440 gene encoding uncharacterized protein (similar to Saccharomyces cerevisiae RGA2 (YDR379W) and RGA1 (YOR127W); ancestral locus Anc_5.453), which codes for MSDQKIITEVDSVANEKPTNITVNVTPTKQTCIRCSTDILTGHAFELGTSRWHTGCFACYRCTKQLNCDSNFLVLDSGALLCFECSDSCKSCSKKIDGTAIILSSSNEAYCRECFTCYKCKGPITDLKYAKTKHGLFCLKCHEKLVLKRKQYDQKKRELASSKPFNTDDNHSIIPQEIIMSDHNNSNNNNNNPQTLNPSFQPLCSSSTTPTHVPQRSQRRPLSPYRRSSISSNPDIKIEKLSKISKIEELNHNPNSQNVNLPKTEMIITPNVSNLSSDIELPTVSATTSVDTTTNNTTKTTTTANDGTKYSIIPSVKALSTTNESNSKSGSPLGLTTSISSISSLSPSPYYSEAQIGNAFYSSGINTSKNNPISSTTPVPCPINASTSISSLSNNTINNKINNNPENSKINDLYGISINRSNSISTNNNTSVSSGRNIRRTNTNPFFNDPTSQFNLRNKSIERYSTTSSNITRDSLKDDQEDSNSSIGDIQLSHSNSNSNSNSNNLIARKQMIFSLHNLTSSTSKESSASKESSIDPNNNIETATTDSRGSKTLINQAHNTQEHPITRSKTNSTTASIVAQYINSNDPFKSDSTEDVSIDNESVNDNISTTNNNNDNDTKKKMPRTRTDIIEALHQHDDNNHLSVDQRNISKSSESIASRNNNDLRSTASKNSIDDILNTTLQDDEFKSDESDVDLTNFTSANNSATIGTSISNINTNNTGLSVNYSMEKNNNNLSHTNSKSLLNKTPLKNSESPIMTIANSPPSISNTFQQPPVLSHTNSNGAPVNSPMGFNRTEPIFANEHSAPALFPTAPLTNEHYQSHTHNQKHYLNHHTHSHDNNTIPPKTPQKVKNNESSIKTALVGSASSNNKSIAALSFNQTPPVFASNSTNTTPKTQIKSTFSNETSPKLKLKSPRVSTTSTFTNNNSNSSKDHSKSSKHGSSSASHDHKSSEMRLSRSFSSKAKNYLLNRSSGSESSNNNATSNSDKLRDSKRLNDSKDSNDNKSNSHGHILRRKSLHSRSNSSNSNNHNNSTESTKVKNLSVQKTKSNPSSTTPTAPTSPRPDNDTYTGWGVASSNDNLENIKANNGSIPRRIVSKGKSDSVINSNMNTIKKKNSDSDNEYSLTHQKSQSSANIISNQNFDGSINDSNSEFAKPGTMSATSLNVSMFRTPPLEADPTFAKFSNSFNNTKPIISESLNEEDEIDADELSKFQSAQDLIIDRTATNNTSASDFNLVTDTEQIRNITSVENNNSIIKEMSSHDSISSVSLKSEVRELQEMKFQLKREIDLLRNERNSLVSEINSLRQERSKSISTPSSRKLDDDSYVINSNSTVSSYNGTATTYSNSSSEHHPNLSPFPNVSRSNTTKPKFWKIFGSKQQSPSHDSRGNPTISSPQKMSSIESRSDHSNGPSISINSTSNYVNKVEISGPIRQNPRDINNKKLNLPDNIPKDLYTTVSPLPPSDSTGQNLYNSSLVTRCKFEKTEIPLIIRTCINYVELNENNLKTEGLYRKSGSQILIEQIERQFASLKDSAISPSLTELLREDIHAVAGVLKRYLRKLYDPIITFEAYDPLIKIVRNNDLINKLPLNSNEDNDIKKTDSVNSLNRFVLTSMTKIINSLPKEHYNVLKFLSQHLSKVASFSEVNLMTLFNLSVVFAPGLLRDHNGEKDITDLKVRNYAIGYILENHRSIFV
- the ATP17 gene encoding F1F0 ATP synthase subunit f (similar to Saccharomyces cerevisiae ATP17 (YDR377W); ancestral locus Anc_5.451) — encoded protein: MSMRFCRSLSTLIPPKIASAKNLSSTPGATRISNVIGFYKNLPQGPRPATTAKDISSFNLYKKYKYRYFDGDNASAMPILHITGAIFLLGYSMDYFFHLRHLKEGGHEE
- the LSM6 gene encoding U4/U6-U5 snRNP complex subunit LSM6 (similar to Saccharomyces cerevisiae LSM6 (YDR378C); ancestral locus Anc_5.452), with the translated sequence MSSTVSTDFLSSIIGRPVSVKLHSGMLYQGKLESIDGFMNVALSNATEHYENSNNGLLHKYPNEVFVRGTQVLYISEI